A single Camarhynchus parvulus chromosome 5, STF_HiC, whole genome shotgun sequence DNA region contains:
- the SRP14 gene encoding signal recognition particle 14 kDa protein: MVLLESEQFLTELTRLFQKCRTSGSVFITLKKYDGRTKPVPRKGHVESFEPADNKCLLRATDGKKKISTVVSSKEVNKFQMAYSNLLRANMDGLKKKDKKSKAKKSKATQ; the protein is encoded by the exons atggtgctgctggagagcgAGCAG TTCCTGACGGAGCTTACCAGGCTCTTCCAGAAGTGCAGGACTTCCGGGAGCGTTTTCATAACGCTGAAGAAAT ATGATGGTCGAACAAAACCAGTTCCACGCAAAGGCCACGTAGAAAGTTTTGAACCAGCAGACAATAAATGTCTCCTGAGAGCAACtgatggaaagaagaaaatcagcacAGTG GTGAGCTCAAAGGAAGTAAATAAATTCCAGATG GCATATTCAAATTTGCTAAGAGCTAACATGGATGGCTTgaagaagaaagacaagaaaagcaAGGCCAAGAAGAGTAAAGCAACACAGTGA